From the Lathyrus oleraceus cultivar Zhongwan6 chromosome 4, CAAS_Psat_ZW6_1.0, whole genome shotgun sequence genome, one window contains:
- the LOC127135654 gene encoding ATP-dependent Clp protease proteolytic subunit-related protein 2, chloroplastic, with amino-acid sequence MAVSPYAAVSTPRVCSPPSVSTKIYSGLKLQSSRSFGASSVSSSVNAQFFGKVNKVLSFRYANQKPVRAQFLMMPIGTPRLRYKTPGEDSWQWIDLWNALYRERVVFIAQEINEEFSNQILATLLYLDSIDNTRFLYLYINGPGGELTPCLALYDTMQSLETPIATHCVGQAYNMASFLLAAGQKVLYYPTVF; translated from the exons ATGGCGGTTTCACCTTACGCCGCCGTTTCAACCCCTCGTGTTTGTTCTCCACCTAG TGTTTCCACTAAAATCTACTCTGGATTGAAACTCCAATCTTCAC GTTCTTTTGGAGCGTCTTCCGTTTCATCTAGCGTAAATGCTCAGTTTTTCGGTAAAGTTAACAAAGTTCTCAGTTTCCG GTATGCTAACCAGAAGCCAGTTAGGGCACAATTTCTAATGATGCCCATTGGAACTCCTAGACTACGCTATAAAACACCTGGTGAAGATTCTTGGCAATGGATTGATTTATGGAATGCCCTT TATCGAGAACGTGTTGTCTTCATTGCACAAGAGATAAATGAAGAATTTAGTAATCAAATATTGGCAACTTTGCTGTATCTTGACAGTATAGATAACACCAGGTTTCTCTATTTGTACATTAATGGTCCTGGTGGGGAG CTTACACCATGCTTGGCTCTCTATGATACCATGCAGAGCTTGGAGACTCCTATAGCCACTCATTGTGTGGGCCAAGCTTATAATATGGCATCATTTCTTCTTGCAGCTGGACAAAAGGTGTTGTATTATCCTACTGTCTTTTAG